In Phyllopteryx taeniolatus isolate TA_2022b chromosome 22, UOR_Ptae_1.2, whole genome shotgun sequence, one DNA window encodes the following:
- the lrmp gene encoding inositol 1,4,5-triphosphate receptor associated 2 isoform X3, with translation MDFCTPQPPRRHNPVDSICRKLQTIQWRGDREPNSPFQIPKLSSSSYDSPQCGLGLNLDAILKKGAQGRKETGDGKPDSAPSQKSNVGASVPPSASGNTPTPANITYTITSTLGERRGVDRSDRKQFKTWQSYCSTPTSQPKDSPYFTFTRGRPESAQPESGSGPSRSPVRSRTFTPICSTVSYNLNFNFSASTGSSTEGEAPYPALVVKRLSLGDRGTTLDSESNNMAEVSLICEENLLDTIFHACDTQRRGKVYVSHIVDYLRHTTSRTPEDSGLEELCNMLDPERKDVSIDLDTYHAVMREWIEDCRSNGEEPPEYACQDSVKLRDSLSLRRSMLLNVTSGSLEGFGGDVSKAEFETSELVNCLADLQMSNQKLQAEVKKLKQAVEAMEESNQKLADENEELRNQTRAHQQLVHKEKMLHDEVEEMKATLSCTEEGRARASARSKHVEKENQDLIAKIASLEDENFKVTMEMDELQKRIAELCDINTDLQVQIHSFDTVITEKESLIQERSRQIDELKTAVEEYSSITELLRADKSKLENHMQMMHPDLSGAGVSLSVAYRLNQSTSGSLQTELALAQSPPEPVHGVDHLPNNVCLASPLDETLDREVLIMMHGPSPELMAQEFKKLLNRMKTDFRQDTNIVLSTMKTLLDDHSKPGFDTDTSLEAVQAALDATREDWALSLDQLAQYTDSIETELIKMTSNMRRSRTEILHLSVRVQDQENQKRQLGEELEQLKTPQDSREASCQTPAPEEETGDDLEWDEEYALQDFLKNEMAESNSRARGDVTDGGQTEDGDERWTVVNGTGEGEVRDTSTPVSAKPEVSQDGHCLAVTGQEPPEPQVNLHCLQDEAAIPSDAHSQAVSPEHPAADALPDPSHSDSRRSETDETTVSQSLSDQDPITMPTATNNAPPNEVAPPNESIQLSGEDHKREDKEGDVSSTASLILDQSGPRSAARDTTSLLPVLVEEEESATTEGGMAGTEQPSSISATTMTDCQQSSVSLAQNGQSESRVTSDPKQLQNKKDSNGMNKKELESQGTETTEAPKMEEAQPEACGTTEKKSESSTISDHKDTCREDKNSSLSPNDKEIETEFQRLALGFKCDMFTLEKRLRLEERSRDLAEENVRREVSSCQGLLQALTPLCEDDNQSMEIIHRLQKNLDILIQSMTRVSSRSEMLGAIHQESRIGKAVEVMIQHVENLRRVYTKEHAELLELRETLMQNERSFGSHSDRDEFRGKKPSTTQYYKSSARRVSIAAIPRSGGGNMHYDMTKQQSGAESEAERLTRRSPWNVAGKNMARPPLKRFVSSAAWVDTEEPSVMMKGTARNNSDPQLSDEPDEPVPERRRSSLSELGSKLTSLILPLKTPSISSSPASSEQGLSQSLSHSLTSTRSTAAAVARGSRALWLWLAMVLLLAGLLALLASLVMQPAVDAAPVGTGDSWMTIQQLLWPYTGLRHNGQPPV, from the exons ATGGACTTCTGCACGCCCCAGCCGCCACGACGCCACAACCCGGTGGACAGCATCTGCCGCAAACTGCAGACCATCCAGTGGCGCGGTGACCGGGAGCCCAATTCCCCCTTCCAGATCCCCAAGCTCTCCTCCAGCAGCTACGACAGCCCCCAGTGCGGCCTCGGGCTCAACCTGGACGCCATCTTGAAGAAAGGGGCCCAGGGACGAAAGGAGACCGGCGACGGAAAGCCCGACTCTGCGCCTTCCCAGAAGAGCAACGTGGGTGCCTCCGTCCCGCCGTCCGCTTCAGGCAACACCCCGACCCCAGCTAACATCACGTATACCATCACTAGTACCCTCGGGGAGAGGAGAGGTGTCGATCGAAGCGATCGAAAACAATTTAAGACATGGCAGAGTTACTGCTCCACTCCCACGAGCCAGCCCAAAGACTCCCCGTACTTCACGTTCACACGAGGCAGACCCGAGTCGGCGCAGCCCGAGAGCGGAAGCGGGCCGAGCAGGAGCCCCGTGCGCTCTCGCACCTTCACCCCAATTTGCAGCACTGTCTCTTACAACCTCAACTTCAACTTCTCTGCCAGCACGGGGAGCTCCACGGAGGGTGAGGCGCCCTACCCGGCTCTGGTTGTCAAAAGACTGTCGCTGGGAGATCGAG GGACCACCCTGGACTCTGAGAGCAACAACATGGCAGAAGTCAGCCTCATCTGCGAGGAGAATCTCCTCGACACCATCTTCCATGCTTGTGACACGCAGCGCCGAG GTAAGGTGTACGTGTCTCACATCGTGGACTACTTGCGGCACACAACCAGCCGCACCCCAGAGGACAGCGGGCTGGAGGAGCTCTGCAACATGCTGGATCCTGAACGCAAAGATGTCTCCATCGACCTGGACACGTACCACGCCGTCATGAGGGAGTGGATTGAAGACTGCCGCAGCAATGG GGAAGAGCCACCAGAATATGCATGCCAGGACTCGGTTAAACTACGAGACAGCCTTTCCT TGAGGAGGTCCATGTTGCTCAACGTGACCTCGGGAAGCTTGGAGGGCTTTGGAGGGGACGTGTCGAAAGCAGAATT TGAAACATCAGAGCTGGTGAACTGCCTTGCCGACCTCCAGATGAGCAACCAAAAGCTCCAGGCGGAAGTGAAGAAGCTGAAACAAGCGGTGGAAGCAATGGAAGAGAGCAACCAAAAGCTGGCAGATGAGAACGAGGAGCTGCGCAACCAGACCAGAGC TCACCAGCAGCTGGTCCACAAAGAGAAGATGCTGCACGATGAAGTGGAAGAAATGAAGGCCACTCTGAGCTGCACGGAGGAAGGCAGAGCGCGCGCCTCCGCGCGCAGCAAACACGTG GAGAAAGAAAACCAAGATCTCATAGCCAAGATTGCTTCTCTTGAGGACGAG AACTTCAAGGTCACTATGGAGATGGACGAGCTTCAGAAGAGAATAGCGGAGCTGTGTGACATTAACACTGACCTTCAG GTGCAGATTCACTCTTTCGATACCGTCATCACTGAAAAGGAATCTCTTATACAAGAG AGGAGCAGACAGATTGACGAGCTCAAGACTGCAGTGGAAGAATACTCCTCCATTACGGAG TTACTAAGAGCTGACAAGAGCAAACTGGAGAACCACATGCAAATGATGCATCCAGACCTTTCTGG TGCTGGAGTGTCTCTTTCGGTAGCCTACAGGTTGAACCAGAGCACTTCAGGATCCCTGCAAACAGAACTGGCCCTGGCTCAGTCACCACCGGAG cctGTCCATGGGGTTGACCATTTACCCAACAATGTGTGTCTTGCCTCGCCGCTGGATGAGACTCTGGACAGAGAGGTGCTGATCATGATGCATGGACCCAGCCCAGAACTCATGGCTCAGGAGTTCAAGAAACTCCTGAACAGAATG AAGACTGATTTCAGACAAGATACCAACATTGTCCTGTCTACAATGAAAACTTTACTCGATGACCACTCAAAACCAGGGTTTGACACTGACACCAGTCTTGAG GCGGTGCAGGCCGCGCTGGACGCAACAAGAGAAGACTGGGCCCTTAGCCTGGACCAGCTAGCCCAGTACACTGACTCCATAGAGACGGAACTGATTAAAATGACCAGTAATATGAGGAGGTCCCGGACTGAGATCTTGCACCTTTCAGTCAG GGTGCAGGATCAAGAGAACCAGAAGCGGCAACTCGGTGAGGAACTAGAGCAGCTCAAGACTCCTCAAGACAGCAGAGAAGCCTCATGCCAGACACCTGCCCCAGAAGAAGAG ACTGGTGATGACCTGGAATGGGATGAGGAATATGCCCTTCAAGATTTCCTGAAAAACGAAATGGCGGAGAGCAACTCACGAGCGCGGGGTGACGTAACGGACGGCGGACAGACGGAGGACGGAGACGAGAGGTGGACGGTGGTGAATGGCACGGGCGAGGGAGAAGTGAGGGACACGTCCACTCCTGTGTCTGCCAAGCCGGAGGTTTCCCAGGATGGACACTGTCTGGCAGTAACAGGCCAAG AACCTCCAGAGCCACAGGTGAACCTCCATTGTTTGCAG gaCGAGGCAGCAATACCATCGGACGCCCACTCACAAGCTGTCAGCCCCGAGCACCCAGCGGCGGATGCCCTGCCTGATCCGTCCCACTCAGACAGCCGCA GGTCAGAGACAGACGAGACGACAGTGTCTCAGTCCTTGTCTGATCAGGATCCAATAACTATGCCAACTGCAACCAACAATGCACCACCCAATGAGGTCGCTCCTCCGAATGAGAG CATCCAACTGTCCGGCGAGGACCACAAGCGGGAAGACAAAGAGGGTGACGTGAGCAGCACTGCG AGCTTGATTCTGGACCAGTCTGGACCGAGATCAGCGGCACGGGACAC CACAAGTCTGCTTCCCGTATTGGTTGAAGAAGAGGAGAGCGCTACTACAGAGGGCGGCATGGCAG GGACGGAGCAGCCCAGCAGCATCAGTGCAACCACCATGACTGACTGTCAGCAGTCAAGCGTGTCCTTGGCACAGAACGGCCAATCAGAGAGTCGCGTGACATCAGATCCAAAacaattgcaaaacaaaaaggacTCCAATGGGATGAATAAGAAAGAACTG GAGTCACAAGGCACGGAAACCACAGAAGCTCCAAAGATGGAGGAGGCCCAACCTGAGGCTTGTGGAACCACTgagaaaaaat CTGAGTCGTCTACCATCTCTGACCACAAAGACACGTGCAGAGAGGATAAGAACAG CAGCCTGTCGCCCAATGACAAGGAGATTGAG ACCGAGTTCCAGCGTCTAGCTCTGGGCTTTAAGTGCGACATGTTTACCTTAGAGAAGAGGCTCCGGCTGGAGGAGCGGTCGCGTGACCTCGCCGAGGAGAACGTCCGCAGGGAGGTGTCCAGCTGCCAGGGCTTGCTGCAG GCTCTGACTCCTCTATGTGAGGATGATAACCAGTCAATGGAGATCATCCACAGGCTCCAGAAGAATCTGGATATCCTCATCCAGTCCATGACCCGAGTGTCCAGTCGCTCTGAGATGCTAGGAGCCATCCatcag GAGAGTCGCATTGGTAAGGCGGTGGAGGTTATGATTCAGCATGTCGAGAACCTGAGGAGGGTGTACACCAAGGAGCACGCCGAGCTGCTGGAGCTCCGGGAGACGCTCATGCAGAACGAGAGGTCGTTTGGCTCGCACTCCGACAGAG ATGAATTCCGTGGCAAGAAGCCATCCACGACACAATACTACAAG tCATCAGCCCGGCGGGTTAGCATAGCAGCAATACCTCGCTCTGGTGGAGGCAACATGCACTATGACATG ACCAAACAACAGAGCGGTGCAGAAAGTGAAGCAGAAAGACTCACCAGGAGATCTCCATG GAATGTGGCGGGGAAGAACATGGCACGCCCCCCACTTAAACGCTTTGTTAGCTCTGCCGCCTGGGTTGACACTGAAGAGCCCTCTGTCATGATGAAGGG GACGGCGCGCAATAACTCCGACCCCCAGCTGTCCGACGAGCCGGACGAGCCCGTGCCGGAGAGGAGGAGGTCCAGTCTCAGTGAGCTGGGCAGCAAACTCACCTCCCTCATTCTGCCTCTCAAGAC TCCAAGCATCTCATCCAGCCCGGCATCTTCCGAACAAGGACTGTCCCAGTCTTTGTCCCATAGCTTGACATCCACCCGGTCAACGGCGGCCGCGGTGGCCCGAGGCAGCAGGGCACTCTGGCTTTGGTTGGCCATGGTGCTGCTCCTTGCAG GTCTCCTGGCCCTGTTGGCCAGCCTTGTGATGCAGCCAGCAGTAGACGCGGCCCCCGTAGGCACCGGAGACTCCTGGATGACCATCCAGCAGCTGCTCTGGCCTTACACGGGCCTGCGGCACAATGGACAGCCCCCAGTTTAG
- the lrmp gene encoding inositol 1,4,5-triphosphate receptor associated 2 isoform X1, with amino-acid sequence MDFCTPQPPRRHNPVDSICRKLQTIQWRGDREPNSPFQIPKLSSSSYDSPQCGLGLNLDAILKKGAQGRKETGDGKPDSAPSQKSNVGASVPPSASGNTPTPANITYTITSTLGERRGVDRSDRKQFKTWQSYCSTPTSQPKDSPYFTFTRGRPESAQPESGSGPSRSPVRSRTFTPICSTVSYNLNFNFSASTGSSTEGEAPYPALVVKRLSLGDRGTTLDSESNNMAEVSLICEENLLDTIFHACDTQRRGKVYVSHIVDYLRHTTSRTPEDSGLEELCNMLDPERKDVSIDLDTYHAVMREWIEDCRSNGEEPPEYACQDSVKLRDSLSLRRSMLLNVTSGSLEGFGGDVSKAEFETSELVNCLADLQMSNQKLQAEVKKLKQAVEAMEESNQKLADENEELRNQTRAHQQLVHKEKMLHDEVEEMKATLSCTEEGRARASARSKHVEKENQDLIAKIASLEDENFKVTMEMDELQKRIAELCDINTDLQVQIHSFDTVITEKESLIQERSRQIDELKTAVEEYSSITELLRADKSKLENHMQMMHPDLSGAGVSLSVAYRLNQSTSGSLQTELALAQSPPEPVHGVDHLPNNVCLASPLDETLDREVLIMMHGPSPELMAQEFKKLLNRMKTDFRQDTNIVLSTMKTLLDDHSKPGFDTDTSLEAVQAALDATREDWALSLDQLAQYTDSIETELIKMTSNMRRSRTEILHLSVRVQDQENQKRQLGEELEQLKTPQDSREASCQTPAPEEETGDDLEWDEEYALQDFLKNEMAESNSRARGDVTDGGQTEDGDERWTVVNGTGEGEVRDTSTPVSAKPEVSQDGHCLAVTGQEPPEPQVNLHCLQDEAAIPSDAHSQAVSPEHPAADALPDPSHSDSRRSETDETTVSQSLSDQDPITMPTATNNAPPNEVAPPNESIQLSGEDHKREDKEGDVSSTASLILDQSGPRSAARDTTSLLPVLVEEEESATTEGGMAGTEQPSSISATTMTDCQQSSVSLAQNGQSESRVTSDPKQLQNKKDSNGMNKKELESQGTETTEAPKMEEAQPEACGTTEKKSESSTISDHKDTCREDKNSSLSPNDKEIETEFQRLALGFKCDMFTLEKRLRLEERSRDLAEENVRREVSSCQGLLQALTPLCEDDNQSMEIIHRLQKNLDILIQSMTRVSSRSEMLGAIHQESRIGKAVEVMIQHVENLRRVYTKEHAELLELRETLMQNERSFGSHSDRDEFRGKKPSTTQYYKSSARRVSIAAIPRSGGGNMHYDMTKQQSGAESEAERLTRRSPWNVAGKNMARPPLKRFVSSAAWVDTEEPSVMMKGTARNNSDPQLSDEPDEPVPERRRSSLSELGSKLTSLILPLKTPPSASFRSQDELFVMLPSISSSPASSEQGLSQSLSHSLTSTRSTAAAVARGSRALWLWLAMVLLLAGLLALLASLVMQPAVDAAPVGTGDSWMTIQQLLWPYTGLRHNGQPPV; translated from the exons ATGGACTTCTGCACGCCCCAGCCGCCACGACGCCACAACCCGGTGGACAGCATCTGCCGCAAACTGCAGACCATCCAGTGGCGCGGTGACCGGGAGCCCAATTCCCCCTTCCAGATCCCCAAGCTCTCCTCCAGCAGCTACGACAGCCCCCAGTGCGGCCTCGGGCTCAACCTGGACGCCATCTTGAAGAAAGGGGCCCAGGGACGAAAGGAGACCGGCGACGGAAAGCCCGACTCTGCGCCTTCCCAGAAGAGCAACGTGGGTGCCTCCGTCCCGCCGTCCGCTTCAGGCAACACCCCGACCCCAGCTAACATCACGTATACCATCACTAGTACCCTCGGGGAGAGGAGAGGTGTCGATCGAAGCGATCGAAAACAATTTAAGACATGGCAGAGTTACTGCTCCACTCCCACGAGCCAGCCCAAAGACTCCCCGTACTTCACGTTCACACGAGGCAGACCCGAGTCGGCGCAGCCCGAGAGCGGAAGCGGGCCGAGCAGGAGCCCCGTGCGCTCTCGCACCTTCACCCCAATTTGCAGCACTGTCTCTTACAACCTCAACTTCAACTTCTCTGCCAGCACGGGGAGCTCCACGGAGGGTGAGGCGCCCTACCCGGCTCTGGTTGTCAAAAGACTGTCGCTGGGAGATCGAG GGACCACCCTGGACTCTGAGAGCAACAACATGGCAGAAGTCAGCCTCATCTGCGAGGAGAATCTCCTCGACACCATCTTCCATGCTTGTGACACGCAGCGCCGAG GTAAGGTGTACGTGTCTCACATCGTGGACTACTTGCGGCACACAACCAGCCGCACCCCAGAGGACAGCGGGCTGGAGGAGCTCTGCAACATGCTGGATCCTGAACGCAAAGATGTCTCCATCGACCTGGACACGTACCACGCCGTCATGAGGGAGTGGATTGAAGACTGCCGCAGCAATGG GGAAGAGCCACCAGAATATGCATGCCAGGACTCGGTTAAACTACGAGACAGCCTTTCCT TGAGGAGGTCCATGTTGCTCAACGTGACCTCGGGAAGCTTGGAGGGCTTTGGAGGGGACGTGTCGAAAGCAGAATT TGAAACATCAGAGCTGGTGAACTGCCTTGCCGACCTCCAGATGAGCAACCAAAAGCTCCAGGCGGAAGTGAAGAAGCTGAAACAAGCGGTGGAAGCAATGGAAGAGAGCAACCAAAAGCTGGCAGATGAGAACGAGGAGCTGCGCAACCAGACCAGAGC TCACCAGCAGCTGGTCCACAAAGAGAAGATGCTGCACGATGAAGTGGAAGAAATGAAGGCCACTCTGAGCTGCACGGAGGAAGGCAGAGCGCGCGCCTCCGCGCGCAGCAAACACGTG GAGAAAGAAAACCAAGATCTCATAGCCAAGATTGCTTCTCTTGAGGACGAG AACTTCAAGGTCACTATGGAGATGGACGAGCTTCAGAAGAGAATAGCGGAGCTGTGTGACATTAACACTGACCTTCAG GTGCAGATTCACTCTTTCGATACCGTCATCACTGAAAAGGAATCTCTTATACAAGAG AGGAGCAGACAGATTGACGAGCTCAAGACTGCAGTGGAAGAATACTCCTCCATTACGGAG TTACTAAGAGCTGACAAGAGCAAACTGGAGAACCACATGCAAATGATGCATCCAGACCTTTCTGG TGCTGGAGTGTCTCTTTCGGTAGCCTACAGGTTGAACCAGAGCACTTCAGGATCCCTGCAAACAGAACTGGCCCTGGCTCAGTCACCACCGGAG cctGTCCATGGGGTTGACCATTTACCCAACAATGTGTGTCTTGCCTCGCCGCTGGATGAGACTCTGGACAGAGAGGTGCTGATCATGATGCATGGACCCAGCCCAGAACTCATGGCTCAGGAGTTCAAGAAACTCCTGAACAGAATG AAGACTGATTTCAGACAAGATACCAACATTGTCCTGTCTACAATGAAAACTTTACTCGATGACCACTCAAAACCAGGGTTTGACACTGACACCAGTCTTGAG GCGGTGCAGGCCGCGCTGGACGCAACAAGAGAAGACTGGGCCCTTAGCCTGGACCAGCTAGCCCAGTACACTGACTCCATAGAGACGGAACTGATTAAAATGACCAGTAATATGAGGAGGTCCCGGACTGAGATCTTGCACCTTTCAGTCAG GGTGCAGGATCAAGAGAACCAGAAGCGGCAACTCGGTGAGGAACTAGAGCAGCTCAAGACTCCTCAAGACAGCAGAGAAGCCTCATGCCAGACACCTGCCCCAGAAGAAGAG ACTGGTGATGACCTGGAATGGGATGAGGAATATGCCCTTCAAGATTTCCTGAAAAACGAAATGGCGGAGAGCAACTCACGAGCGCGGGGTGACGTAACGGACGGCGGACAGACGGAGGACGGAGACGAGAGGTGGACGGTGGTGAATGGCACGGGCGAGGGAGAAGTGAGGGACACGTCCACTCCTGTGTCTGCCAAGCCGGAGGTTTCCCAGGATGGACACTGTCTGGCAGTAACAGGCCAAG AACCTCCAGAGCCACAGGTGAACCTCCATTGTTTGCAG gaCGAGGCAGCAATACCATCGGACGCCCACTCACAAGCTGTCAGCCCCGAGCACCCAGCGGCGGATGCCCTGCCTGATCCGTCCCACTCAGACAGCCGCA GGTCAGAGACAGACGAGACGACAGTGTCTCAGTCCTTGTCTGATCAGGATCCAATAACTATGCCAACTGCAACCAACAATGCACCACCCAATGAGGTCGCTCCTCCGAATGAGAG CATCCAACTGTCCGGCGAGGACCACAAGCGGGAAGACAAAGAGGGTGACGTGAGCAGCACTGCG AGCTTGATTCTGGACCAGTCTGGACCGAGATCAGCGGCACGGGACAC CACAAGTCTGCTTCCCGTATTGGTTGAAGAAGAGGAGAGCGCTACTACAGAGGGCGGCATGGCAG GGACGGAGCAGCCCAGCAGCATCAGTGCAACCACCATGACTGACTGTCAGCAGTCAAGCGTGTCCTTGGCACAGAACGGCCAATCAGAGAGTCGCGTGACATCAGATCCAAAacaattgcaaaacaaaaaggacTCCAATGGGATGAATAAGAAAGAACTG GAGTCACAAGGCACGGAAACCACAGAAGCTCCAAAGATGGAGGAGGCCCAACCTGAGGCTTGTGGAACCACTgagaaaaaat CTGAGTCGTCTACCATCTCTGACCACAAAGACACGTGCAGAGAGGATAAGAACAG CAGCCTGTCGCCCAATGACAAGGAGATTGAG ACCGAGTTCCAGCGTCTAGCTCTGGGCTTTAAGTGCGACATGTTTACCTTAGAGAAGAGGCTCCGGCTGGAGGAGCGGTCGCGTGACCTCGCCGAGGAGAACGTCCGCAGGGAGGTGTCCAGCTGCCAGGGCTTGCTGCAG GCTCTGACTCCTCTATGTGAGGATGATAACCAGTCAATGGAGATCATCCACAGGCTCCAGAAGAATCTGGATATCCTCATCCAGTCCATGACCCGAGTGTCCAGTCGCTCTGAGATGCTAGGAGCCATCCatcag GAGAGTCGCATTGGTAAGGCGGTGGAGGTTATGATTCAGCATGTCGAGAACCTGAGGAGGGTGTACACCAAGGAGCACGCCGAGCTGCTGGAGCTCCGGGAGACGCTCATGCAGAACGAGAGGTCGTTTGGCTCGCACTCCGACAGAG ATGAATTCCGTGGCAAGAAGCCATCCACGACACAATACTACAAG tCATCAGCCCGGCGGGTTAGCATAGCAGCAATACCTCGCTCTGGTGGAGGCAACATGCACTATGACATG ACCAAACAACAGAGCGGTGCAGAAAGTGAAGCAGAAAGACTCACCAGGAGATCTCCATG GAATGTGGCGGGGAAGAACATGGCACGCCCCCCACTTAAACGCTTTGTTAGCTCTGCCGCCTGGGTTGACACTGAAGAGCCCTCTGTCATGATGAAGGG GACGGCGCGCAATAACTCCGACCCCCAGCTGTCCGACGAGCCGGACGAGCCCGTGCCGGAGAGGAGGAGGTCCAGTCTCAGTGAGCTGGGCAGCAAACTCACCTCCCTCATTCTGCCTCTCAAGAC CCCTCCTTCCGCATCCTTCAGAAGTCAGGATGAGCTCTTTGTAATGCT TCCAAGCATCTCATCCAGCCCGGCATCTTCCGAACAAGGACTGTCCCAGTCTTTGTCCCATAGCTTGACATCCACCCGGTCAACGGCGGCCGCGGTGGCCCGAGGCAGCAGGGCACTCTGGCTTTGGTTGGCCATGGTGCTGCTCCTTGCAG GTCTCCTGGCCCTGTTGGCCAGCCTTGTGATGCAGCCAGCAGTAGACGCGGCCCCCGTAGGCACCGGAGACTCCTGGATGACCATCCAGCAGCTGCTCTGGCCTTACACGGGCCTGCGGCACAATGGACAGCCCCCAGTTTAG